The sequence tgatcttttcatctgcCCAATCGCAGTGGACCTATGTACTCTCAGATGTCGGCAAAGGCCTTTGTCCTGCTTATCCCGTAGTTTACTCTGACATCGTAACCTCTTTGATCTGGACAGCAGACCCTGTGATGCGTGCCCTCCTCAAGCATGAAACTGAAGAAAGTCTAAAATGCAGCTAAATGGAGGGGCGGAAAGTCTTACTCAGCCCGGAGCTAAGGCACATACAGCTAATCCCCACCAAAAAATTATCCATCCAAGCAAAAGTCGTGGTGTGAAACGCTGGCCAGGGCCGGAAGAGTCGACCACCACCCTGGACTTCACGACCTTGCCACCCCGCGTACACCAGATATAATTAAAACCGACCCAATCTTCCGACCCAGCTGGTCTCCTACGCCGCTGGGTCACATATTTCCTCTATACCTTACCCTTTCTAGCATTGCAAAAAAATTTCTCCGCCGCCCAAATGGACCCGCGAAAACCCCCGGAACACGTAATCGACGTGTTCGCCGACCCCGCGTCTGTGAAAGATGTCCTCAAAGGTGGGCGCATAACCCCGGATTCTGCGCTCGACATGATTTTGTGCGCCGCAAAACCGCAGATATGGCATCTGCTACGGGCTAGTGGGCTCTGCAAGAAAACCGCAGGCATCCATGCTTTtgaaggaaaaaaatatatatatattattgcGAAACAAGCTAACCACCCGGTCGCCCCGTGTCCCAGGCATCCTCCACACTATCTTCTTCCACCGATATTTCCCCTGCGTTCGCCCCGACACCTTCGACGTTCTAGACTTAACCCTCCCCGCTGTCGACGACGTGGAAGTCGAAACCCTAATCGATTCTCGCATAAACACCCTTATTCGGCAACATCTTTCCCCCGCCTCGAACTCTCCCAACGGTGGTGTCCGCGGGCGCATAGGTGTGCAGTTCTTCGAAAAGAAGCGACGAAAAGGTGGACTCTGGTTCGGAGCGCTTGCTggaaagaatgaagaagcAGTGTGCTGGGAGATATGGACCGTTGATGTGACAATCGCTACACCGAGAACCGAGTCAGGTCAGTATTCTATTGGTGGAAGCATAGCCCATCATAACGTTTTAGCTATAATAATCATGGACATGAGCTCATCTAACTGAGCTTTACAGATCGGGCGAAGGTACGAAAAGCTATGGAGAAAACGTTGCAGAAGGCCGCCTTCAAAATTCTTGCCATTGCCAATCAAAGCAAGGACCATATCCCCCCCATTACGACAAGTGACGCGAATCCATTTCCATTCCAAATCATTTTAAATCCCAAATTGGACAATTGGGGCAACAAACTTGGGTTTTATTGACTGATACCCCTTTTTGTTGTTTGCTGTGATGTTTGGCATTTGAGACAAATACATGCCCACGACTGTACATGAGCCACGCTCAACTGAAAACCGAAATAGGGAAAGAATTTCCACCCTGAGCTACGCTATCATCCAGAGACGCAGATAATGTCCTATCGATTTGCACGATAAACAAGAAACCcgacaacaaaaaaaaaaaaaacaggaATGATACAAAACAACCGAACCAGCCTCAACAGCCGCCCCTTCTAATACAAATCCCGTCAAGATTCGAGGCACTCAACCCCATCGAACACTTGTATATAAGCAGCTACTGCGTTCCCTCGATCTCTCTCATAAAGTTGTGCGTCTCCACGGCGCTGATCGAGCATTTGGACCTCTTAAGAACGGAGGAATCTTAGGACAAGCCAAAATTGTTTTTTTGCGGGCTTCAACGTCCTCAATCACTGATTCCTACCATCTACCAAGAGGCTCTTAGGTAGAGTGCTCCTTGGTGGCCTTATCGGCTTGCGAACGCAAGTTGGAGGAGGTGGAGCCGCTCTGGAAGTAGCGGGAGAACACCGGCTGAATGAAGGATCCGAAAACGATTTGGGCACCGCTATTACAGTGATCAGAGAATAGGTCTATTCCAAAGGCATGGGGCCATATGCTTACTGAGTCTGTGGAAGGGCCATCCACAAAATAAGCACAAACTTGAAAAGGTAGTAGAAGGCTAGGTATCTGTTAGCACCAATTTCAAAATGATACTTTGGCACATTTAGTGACATACGGAACCAGTAAGCAGCACTAATAGCGCTCTCGATGACAGTTAGGAAGGCATAGACCACCCAGTACTATTTTACATGTGATCAGCTTCAGGGTCGAAGGACAATTGACAATTCGAGACAGGAACGAGGTTACTAACAGTGAGCCACTGGAACCATTTGTCAGCGTCTGCCATACATAACAAGGGGAGTTTTAAAGTGGGAAGACTTACCTGGGTATCATCGGTCTTGGTTGCCGTAAACAACGCGTTGAGTGAGTAGTATCCAGGAATCAAGAACCCAGCGAAGTTGACCAAGAATTCCCCTGCGATATTaaagaaaaccaaaaagAAGTAAATTCCAACGAGGCCCAAGAAAGCATACACCTTCGGGACTGAGGTTTGCCTCTCAAGGTTGTTGAGGACAGGATACTTCGAGAGCTACAATGGCAGACGTCAGCTGCTGCGGGTAAAAGGGAGAAAGTTGGAACTCAGCCAGCATAGAGTTTATTGCCTTCGACAAGAGCTCGAATGTCTCAACCAGCTGTTGTTCAAGGGTGAGGAGAAGGTGGGACTTTCCGATATACTGACCTCCTTGTCAATCTGAGCAATCTGGTGCAGCGCACGGTCCTGGAACGACATGTTTGCTAAGATTCGGGATTGCGGACGAGTCCCGGCGAAAAAGGAGGGATCCAAAAAGGGAGTTGTGTCAGATGTAAGATGGCAATTATCAGCTTGTATGACGATCAACCGAGCAAAGGGCGTTGACCTGGGATGAGCTGGTGAGCTGGGAGGTTGGTGGAGGGAAGTTGGTGTTTTGGAGAGAGCAAGGAGGATCAAGACGTAATagccaaatttcgccaaTAGTTATATTGCCCCGGTCCCGTGTGTGCCGTGGTCTGCTGTATAGTACCGTAATTTACACGTGAGGGTATCATGTGGCGCGGTCGTATGACAGCCAATCAGATGTAGTAGACTCGATCGATCTGTGGCTTGTCCACAGTTATATGACTAAGCGACTACTGCCGGTGCTCACCGCTCCGCCAGCCACAGGTCCCGTGACTCCACCCCCAAAAACCGAAAACGGCTGCGGCGTTTCCCCATCAACAAACAGTTGTTTACAGACTGCGAAGAGGCTGCATCGCAACGTCAGTCAGTCGACATCGGAACGGCGACATCGAGGACTGGAAGCTAACTGTCGAGCTCTATGGTATCTTTTATCGATTCGTCGCTCTCTGACGTAATTATTTTTACCTCAGCGCCTCGGCGCGTGCAGTGGGTGTCGAATCACATCGAAAAGACTTTGGATACAAACAACACATCGCCTTTGGAAAGCGACGCCCACAAAGCGGATATTTTGGATAGTTAGCACAAACAGCCGTCATTCGCTTATTTGAAAATGCCACCTGACACGGGTAAGGTTCAAGATAGCGGCTGAATCAGTCGCGGCTTACTGCTACAACTCGTCTGGTTGTTTAGCTGACCACAATCGGTATGTAGGAAGAGACCCCTTCCCTGCCCAGAGAGGCCAAAAGCGAACACGAAGCCGCCAGAGCACAGTAGAGCCAGGAAGGTCGCGCTCAAATACCGCAGCCTCCAAATTTAGTCGTCCGCCCAGATCCCGTGGTTCCACTGCAAGCATTCAGTCATGTAGCACACAATACATGCCTGAGCAACAAGTACCTGAAGGATACGAACCTTACATGCGTTCTCAGTTTGGGCCGTCGCAGTCGGTTTACCATGGCAATCCTGAAGAAATGCTAATGCGATTTGGTGACCAGCTTGCCAATTCCAACCCTGGGACCCTACTTGATCCTGCCCTGCAGGAAAACCACAACTCTGTTAAGCCTCGTATGGACGTCCACTATCAGGGCCACGATATCCATGTGCATAATGTTGCAGCACATGGGCTGCCTCCAGAGCTATCCCAACATGGCATGACGGCAGAGATGCATCCAACTCATTATCCGAATCTCTTTGACGGTGTAGAAAATCAAATTCCCGATCATATCATAGAAGATCATGAAGGCTCCGAGCAAGGTCCGCGCAAGAAGAGAGGAACAAGTTCGTCAATTGCAAATGACAACGAGCTGAGAAGACTTCTTCGACAATATGACGGGTATACCCTACGCCAAATGGCCGCAGAAGTGCAGAAGCATGAAGGAGCCGGTGGCAAATCAGAGAAGGTCAAGCAGGTATTCGCTATGATCTGGTATGTGAACTCCAGACAAAGTTGGAGGCTACCCGCTGATATTCATCCAGGTTGCGAGAAAACTGTCGTAAAAGCACTGGATCAGTCCGCAGGGATAGGGTATATTGCTGCTATGCTGATAAATGTGGGACGGAACGTGTCTCGGTTCTCAATCCAGCATCCTTTGGCAAGCTAGTTCGTATCATATTTCCTAACGTACAGACTCGACGTCTTGGTGTTCGAGGAGAATCAAAGTACCATTATGTGGATTTATCGATCATAGAATCTGAGCCAAAACCTGATGTGAACGGGAAAGACGTTGTGGACCAGACTACGGCAACTACCGGCGAAAACACTCAGGAGAGTCACAGGATGAGGTATGAAATTTTTGTTTCTGTGAAGAGTTTGCGTCTGATCCTAACATCGAATGTTCTAGCACAAGCTCTACTCAGAGTCATTTGGAGACAACAAAGACGCGACTTGCCAACGTGTCTCACTCACCACATCCTCAGACGTGTTCACACTCTCATCAAAACTGTGGATGTCATTCATCTTATGCTTCTCATCCTGGCTCTATTTCAGATGTTGATTTCTCAGCCATGTCAGCCCAGGAGAAGCTCCATCTGATTCTTCACTTTGAGTCTGCAGAGGAATCCCCTGCTGGTGATAATGAAACCTTGCAGCTACCAAGCATTCATAGCTACCTGCCGCCAGGGTCTGATTCGGATGTTGCTGGTGCCCTCATGGCTCTCTATAGATCACATTGCATTTCTGTGATCGATAGCTTCAGGTTCTGCAAagagaagaatctttttCGACACATTTCCGCATTTCAAGGCACCCTTACCGTCCCCGTTCATAAGCTTCTCATTCATCCCGATATGGCTCCATGGATTGAGGAATGCGACTGGCTCATGTACCAGAAGATGGTAGCATTCATTGCTCCTTTGACTACGCAAGTCGTCCCAGAACCCGTCGTAAAGGCCTTCACTTCAATTTCACGGCGTCTTGTCCCACACATTGAGGATACATTTAAGTCACAGCCCGAGCACGTATCCACTGCGCGCCTCGTCCCTGCTCGTCTCTTCTGTCACCTTGTGAAGCGGATGTTGGAAGTGAATCAGTCTGCGAATTCCGCAGCCGCCTGGCTCTGCCATATTGAAAACCGAACAAAAATGTGGGAGGAATTCCATtcattcttgaatataaCGGACATGATTTGCAAAGCAAGAATTCCTCGTTGTTCGTTACAAGGAATTGTTGATATCTTCAAGGAACATGTCAAAACGTTACTGAGTCCTCTCGATGCACCCCCACCCGAAGTTGAGCTCTATGATCAAGAGTTGGGATTCCAGAAGTTTACTTACACCACTACGGAAGGCCGCGACTATACGAATTTCCCAGATCGCTGGATCGCGTTTATTCTAGGACTTCCAAAAATGTTCCCAGGCCATGCTCCTCAATGCATAATCGACAAGGCAGATGCCATGTGGACGGCTATTCTTCACCGATTCACCCTCGAAGGTGCTGAAAGTTTTAGTGCTTGGTGGATGACAAAGGTTTTCTTTATGGAAATGATACAATGGCAAGCGGAAAAGGGAGGATTTATGCACTATTCTCCAAAAGCATTACGCCAGTTTTTACTAAACTCGGAATCGGCCACGAGTCAGCCCCCGGCGATCCTTGAGCAGACGAACGGTTCAGCGGACTCTTCAATTGCCCCAAACCCTGAGAATGCGGTGACAGCTACGGGTGAATCGGAGGTGGTGGTCGGACGAGCTAGCTTGAATAATGATGATAGCGCTATCGCTTTGGATGACGATTCCATGCTCCTTTCCGGAAGCAAATACGCCGACATGACAATTTCAGACCCGGCTGATGCTGAAGGTGATGTGGTGGTTGTTTGACGTGACCTACGCCTGAATGATCCATGATTGAGTACGTGTGCTGCTTGGTTTTTCTCGTGTGTTTTATTGCTGCTTTACGGATTTGTCGTGTGGTTATGGTTATGTTCTTTGGAATCTTGGCCAAAAATGTGCCACGGAGTTACGCGACACGACTCAGCCTCTCGTCAACACGCCCATTTTACATCTTTCCCTTTCGCCACCTTTACCTCGAGGTTTGCATTACCTTTGTTTGTGAAACCTGCTCGTCTATGAGGCCCGATTACGCTGCAACACTGTTGAATTCCTCAATTTTTGATGTTTTCAGTTGGACAGTCATGTTTTGGCTTATCAAAATTGGGGGAACCCGGCATAAACTGGATATACATCCCTATGAATATCTGCGCACATTTAAACAGCACGCCAGCATGGTTGGTCATGGCCAGGGCGCGCGTCTGCATTTAGCGCAACAGTTTTAACCCAAGCCGGGCGGGGCTTTGGCTTGCAGTGTTTTGACAATACCCTCCATATTAGTACCTTGTATCATTTCCGAACCACATACGTACCTTTTTATTCTTTGTTCATGTTCCTACCTCTCTCGCTAGCACATCTTCCTCTTTTCCCCAATAGCCGCTGAGCTTTTACCGCCCTCAACATTTCTCAACTGTGAGCCTCTGGCTCCCTTCATTGTGGGATCATATGGTTACCGAGTTTAATGTATGAGTGTCATGGAATGCGCCTTGTTATGTATGGGTGTTACTGGCGAGTGTTCGATTgcttatttttcttgtttctttggGATGCATTCGCACTGTCaccctttccttttctttctttatgctcctttttctttttcccttgaTTCTTTTCCCCGCTTTTTACATTTTGCACTGATAAAAAATTTTGCGAAAAAAAACAACACGGAGTTTCTTACCATTGGGTTTGCTTCCTCAACTTTGGCCGTCGGTTTTTGGGACTCTTTTTCAGATTGTTTTTTCTGATTAATATTGCATGATAATCGCCATGTTTTCTATGAAGCTTATGTTAGAGTAATTACTGGCCACACGCAGTTACCAATGATATCTGAGTTATCATCTAACTTCTATGTCCCATCTAAACCGCTAGTTAGGGTAGAGGGTAACGACGTCCCATATCGCTGAGAAACAAACGaaaaaaattatataaaATTTACGACCTATATTCTTCCCTCCATTATTAGGCTTAATATAGGAGATTATTATTGAGTCTTCTTCTCAGTTTCTCGAGTTCTCTGGCCACGGTTGGCTCTAATCCCTGAGATTTTGAAAACGGCACCCAGCCTCCACAATATCCATAGAAATCCTGCCACAACAACGACAACAGTGCCGAGTTCGATCTGCTTAGCTTGATTAGTGATCGACTGGTTATCCTCGTCCACTTGTAACACGGGGACTTGAATAGTTTCGACTAGTTTCAACTCTTCACGCGTTGCATCACCCGTTACCGGTCGAGGAGAGGGATGAAATTGATAGAAAAATGTTTTCGGGCCAAAGAAATCATCCCAGCTCAATTTCACCCGATCGAATGGGTTAACATCCATTTTACCCTGATCCTCGGACTCGCATGCCCAAAAGACAACGGGCCAGGGAAGAGAGACGTTGTGGTAGCCAGATTCGGAAGGATGGAGATAGCGAAGATGCAATGGAATGGTGCTTGTCCAGTCACTAGCATCATCTGAATTTGATGTGGCTAGCTCCACGAGAAGATGTGAACCCCAGCGACGAGTTGTCCAGTCCGGCGCTTCCAGATCAGTTTCTCCAGCAACATGATGGAGACCGCGGATGTTGTGTGATTGGAGGAAAAGAGGATCAGTGGTGGACAGTTGGTATTCGTCTGGGAAGATATACGACGGGAGAGTGATGTACGTGTATAATCTACACGTAGTTTTAGGCGGAGATGGAGGTGGTGAGAGCGCAGATCGAGAAATGGAGAGACGCAGTGTTGGATGGAGGCCGGTGGGTGAAGCTAATTGAGCCTTGTATGTCGAAGAGTTTGGTAGAGAATGATGACgggaaggaaaggaaaagagagtTGGCTCTGTTTTAGCCGTCAGTACCTCGTTGTCCGAATGTATTCTGGAAAGACATACTGAATTCTTTATCCCGCCCAACCACAGCCAAAAGTCCACCAATTCGAATCTCGTCTGGATCTAAAGGTTGTTGCGGCGCTAGGATACCCACGTCTATTTTGTCTTTGCTCGAATTATTGCTGTGAATTGTATCTTTCCACCCTCCGTTCGCGACTGATTTGGACCAATATACCGTGACAACAAACGAATTTAACACACGATCGTAATCTATATCAAGGGTATCTGCGAAACGAATTATAGCAGCGCTATCTCGACATTCAGTGCTTTGATTCGAGCATATTGCTTCCTGGATATACGTAGCCAGCTGATCGAGCGAGGGGAGGAGCTGATAAAACTGGAGGGAGGGCAATGCGCCCGACTTTGTTACACTGCTTGGAGCTATAAAAGAAGTCTAGGAAGAGGAGCAGGTAAAAAGAAATTATATCAGTTTGGCTCACAGATCCTATGTTTGAGGACCTTACCTCCGGGATGGTGCAATTCAGGCTAGTGTCGAAGGTCTTCTGTAACAAGGGGCACAGGTGTTTACTAAATACAAGCAGGTTAGACATGAAAGGTGCCATAGAAGTTAATAGGCAACGTACGATCGATTAGAAGTCAAGGCTGAGAGAATAATATGTAGGCCCGGAGGTAGCCTACTTGTGAAAGGTGTGATGGCTGAGTATGGGTACTCCGATACCCACCGGATATGCAATTCAACGCATTGGCTTAGAACTTGCTGGAACTGTTTATATTATTAGTAGTTTACCAATCATCACAAGGCAAGCTCCCATACCTCATTTGGGAGCTCCTCGAAGCCAAACGTTAACCTCTCTTGCCGGGCTCCGCGTAAGGATCGTAATGTCAGGGAGGTGGAATCGAGATGGGCCTGTTGCGGGTCAAactctccctctccttcATGGATAAAAGTGACTCTTCGTTTCATTTTGCATCAGCTGTGCTCTGCGAATCCCAAATGGCGAAGCAGCGGTGATGGTGATCATGCAGCCAGCTCTGCTAGGGCGTCGAAAGTCGCGCACCAGCATGCAAACACGGCAAACATTATGCGCCGAAGCAAACAGGGCAAACAATAAACTAACATCCATCaacctactccgtagttaagttagttaactaattaTATGACGTCAGCTAAGAGCAGAATGGGCCGCTTGACGGAAGAGATTAAAAGCCAGAGGGGGTGAGGGCGCAGGGACACAGCCTTCAGGCGCCGCATCTGTGATAGAAATAGCATTATGTTTCCATTTACCAGTGACAAGTGCTTGCTTCTCAAGTTTTCAACTTTGTGGTTCATTGGAGGAAGAACTTCATTTAGTAGTAGCTATGTACCAGTTCTGACAGAGTATCTACTGGGTTAACTTTGACTATGAAGTCTTGGAAATATGTTCAACCTGGATCCAAAACAGGGCCatttgtacggagtacggagtacatgtcAGGTAGAATTGAAACTAAAAGGAACATAGAACAACTGTCAACAAGTCCGC is a genomic window of Coccidioides posadasii str. Silveira chromosome 3, complete sequence containing:
- a CDS encoding uncharacterized protein (EggNog:ENOG410PGE4~COG:K) codes for the protein MPEQQVPEGYEPYMRSQFGPSQSVYHGNPEEMLMRFGDQLANSNPGTLLDPALQENHNSVKPRMDVHYQGHDIHVHNVAAHGLPPELSQHGMTAEMHPTHYPNLFDGVENQIPDHIIEDHEGSEQGPRKKRGTSSSIANDNELRRLLRQYDGYTLRQMAAEVQKHEGAGGKSEKVKQVFAMIWYVNSRQSWRLPADIHPGCEKTVVKALDQSAGIGYIAAMLINVGRNVSRFSIQHPLAS
- the YOP1 gene encoding ER membrane protein DP1/Yop1 (EggNog:ENOG410PP88~COG:U~TransMembrane:4 (i36-56o62-79i91-110o116-140i)~BUSCO:14661at33183), which produces MSFQDRALHQIAQIDKELSKYPVLNNLERQTSVPKVYAFLGLVGIYFFLVFFNIAGEFLVNFAGFLIPGYYSLNALFTATKTDDTQWLTYWVVYAFLTVIESAISAAYWFPFYYLFKFVLILWMALPQTHGAQIVFGSFIQPVFSRYFQSGSTSSNLRSQADKATKEHST
- a CDS encoding uncharacterized protein (EggNog:ENOG410PJG8~COG:S~BUSCO:14297at33183) translates to MDPRKPPEHVIDVFADPASVKDVLKGILHTIFFHRYFPCVRPDTFDVLDLTLPAVDDVEVETLIDSRINTLIRQHLSPASNSPNGGVRGRIGVQFFEKKRRKGGLWFGALAGKNEEAVCWEIWTVDVTIATPRTESDRAKVRKAMEKTLQKAAFKILAIANQSKDHIPPITTSDANPFPFQIILNPKLDNWGNKLGFY
- a CDS encoding uncharacterized protein (EggNog:ENOG410PGE4~COG:K) translates to MSTSSTQSHLETTKTRLANVSHSPHPQTCSHSHQNCGCHSSYASHPGSISDVDFSAMSAQEKLHLILHFESAEESPAGDNETLQLPSIHSYLPPGSDSDVAGALMALYRSHCISVIDSFRFCKEKNLFRHISAFQGTLTVPVHKLLIHPDMAPWIEECDWLMYQKMVAFIAPLTTQVVPEPVVKAFTSISRRLVPHIEDTFKSQPEHVSTARLVPARLFCHLVKRMLEVNQSANSAAAWLCHIENRTKMWEEFHSFLNITDMICKARIPRCSLQGIVDIFKEHVKTLLSPLDAPPPEVELYDQELGFQKFTYTTTEGRDYTNFPDRWIAFILGLPKMFPGHAPQCIIDKADAMWTAILHRFTLEGAESFSAWWMTKVFFMEMIQWQAEKGGFMHYSPKALRQFLLNSESATSQPPAILEQTNGSADSSIAPNPENAVTATGESEVVVGRASLNNDDSAIALDDDSMLLSGSKYADMTISDPADAEGDVVVV
- the PBN1 gene encoding protease B nonderepressible form (EggNog:ENOG410PHSH~COG:O~TransMembrane:1 (o485-506i)~BUSCO:6295at33183), which translates into the protein MKRRVTFIHEGEGEFDPQQAHLDSTSLTLRSLRGARQERLTFGFEELPNEFQQVLSQCVELHIRWVSEYPYSAITPFTSRLPPGLHIILSALTSNRSKHLCPLLQKTFDTSLNCTIPETSFIAPSSVTKSGALPSLQFYQLLPSLDQLATYIQEAICSNQSTECRDSAAIIRFADTLDIDYDRVLNSFVVTVYWSKSVANGGWKDTIHSNNSSKDKIDVGILAPQQPLDPDEIRIGGLLAVVGRDKEFKPTLFSFPSRHHSLPNSSTYKAQLASPTGLHPTLRLSISRSALSPPPSPPKTTCRLYTYITLPSYIFPDEYQLSTTDPLFLQSHNIRGLHHVAGETDLEAPDWTTRRWGSHLLVELATSNSDDASDWTSTIPLHLRYLHPSESGYHNVSLPWPVVFWACESEDQGKMDVNPFDRVKLSWDDFFGPKTFFYQFHPSPRPVTGDATREELKLVETIQVPVLQVDEDNQSITNQAKQIELGTVVVVVAGFLWILWRLGAVFKISGIRANRGQRTRETEKKTQ